GACGATGGGCCCGACATCGTTCACCTCCAGCAGCTGATCGACGTTCGCAGCCATGATGGCGTCGAGGTTGCCGAAATGGCGCGCCAGGTCCTTGGCCGTGGCCTCGCCGACATGGCGGATGCCCAGCCCGAACAGAAAGCGCGGCAGCGTGGTGTGCTTGGACTTTTCCAGCGCGGCCAGCACGTTCTGCGCCGATTTGTCGGCCATGCGGTCGAGGGCCGACAGCGCGGTGAGCCCCAGCCGGTACAGGTCGGGCAGCGTGCGCACGACGTTGCCCTCGACGAGCTGGTCCACGAGTTTTTCGCCCAGCCCTTCGATGTCCACCGCGCGGCGCTGCGCGAAATGCAGGATGGCCTCCTTGCGCTGGGCGGCGCAGAACAGGCCGCCGGAGCACCGGTGGTTGACCTCGCCCTTCTCGCGCACGACGGTGCTGCCGCAGATCGGGCACGCCCGCGGCATGCGGAAGTTCGGCACGTACGGATGGCGCGCGTTGGCCGGGGTGCTGGGCGCCACCGTGCCGTCCGGGGCGGCGGCCTGGTCCACGAGCGCTTCGGAGTCTGCGGTGCCGGCGCTGGCGGCAGGCAGGCCCGGCGGCACGATGCCCACGACTTCCGGGATGACGTCGCCGGCCCGGCGGACGATGGCCTGGTCGCCGATGCGCACTTTCTTGCGCCTCAGCTCGAAGAGGTTGTGCAGCGTGGCGTTGGTGACCGTCACCCCGCCCACGAAAACGGGGGCGAGCCGCGCGACCGGCGTGAGCTTGCCGGTGCGCCCGACCTGGATGTCGATGCCCTCCACGCGCGTGACCATTTCCTGCGCCGGGTACTTGTGGGCGACGGCCCAGCGCGGCTCACGGGTGACGAAGCCCAGCTGGCGCTGCAGGTCGAGCCGGTTGACCTTGTAGACCACGCCGTCGATGTCGTACGGAAGCCGGTCGCGCGAGGCGCCGACCGCCTGGTGGAAGGCGACCAGCGCGGGAGCACCCTGCGCCACCTGCACCTGGGAGGCCACCGGAAAACCCCACCCCTTCAGCGACTGCAGCATGTCGTAGTGCGTGGCGAAGGCCGGGCCGCCTTCGGTGGCCGGCGTCACGTCGCCCAGGCCGTAGGCGAAGAAGCTCAGCGGGCGGCGGGCGGCGATGCCCGAGTCGAGTTGCCGCACCGCGCCTGCCGCGGCGTTGCGCGGGTTGACGAAGGTCTTGGCGCCGGCTTCGCGCTGGCGTTCGTTGAGCTGGTCGAAATCCGCGCGGCGCATGTAGACCTCGCCCCGCACTTCCAGCACCGGGGGCACGCCGTCCGGCAGGGTCAGCGGGATCTGCCGGATGGTGCGGATGTTGTGGGTGACGTCCTCGCCCACTTCGCCGTCGCCCCGGGTGGCGGCCTGTACGAGGCGCCCATCCTCGTAGCGCAGGCTCATCGCCAGGCCGTCGAACTTGGGTTCGGCGACGTACTCGACCGGCGGATCGGCGGGCGTGAGCTTGAGTTCACGGCGCACCCGCGCATCGAAGGTTTCCGCGCCGCTGGCTTCGGTGTCGGTCTCGGTGCGGATGCTGAGCATCGGCACGCGGTGCCGCACGGGGGTGAGGCCTTCCATCACGGCGCCGATCACGCGCTGCGTAGGCGAATCCGGCGTGATGCGGTCCGGGTGGGCGGCTTCGAGCGCCTGCAGTTCCTGGAAAGCCCGGTCGTATTCCGCGTCGGGCACGGTGGGCTCGTCGAGCACGTAGTACTGGTGCGCCCACCGGTTCAGCTGCGCGCGCAGTGCGGCGATGCGGCGGTCCGCCGGGGCGGCGCCGTCCTGTGCGGGCGCCTGGAAAAGGTCTGGATGGTCGGCCATGGCCTGCTCTTTCGGTTCGGATCGTGGAGCGCGGCCGAAACCGTCGCCGGCCGCCAGGGGAAATTCAGCTGAAAAGGCGCCGCGCCAGCACGGAGCCTGCCGAGAGGTCACGGCTGTCGAGCTTGTCGTAGAGCAGTTCGAGGTCGGCGGCGATCGGGTCCATGGTCATGGCGGGCAGCGGTGTGCCGTTCTGGTCGCACAGCACGCCGTCCATCGTCTGGCCCAGCGAGGCCGCGATCTCGCGCAGCCGCGCGAACGGCTGTTCGCTGCGGTGGACCTGCGCCACGTCCAGGCTCAGGGTGATGTCGCGGATGGCGGACTGCTCGGGGTCGTCCGACATCGCAGCCTGGGTGTCATAGGACAGCGTGAGCACGGGCGGCAGGCCCGGCCCCGCAGCGGGCAGCACCAGGCGGCCCGGCATCGCGCCGGGCGTGAAGCCCAGGCGCACGGCGTTCTGCTGCACATAGCCCGGGCTCCAGGTCGCGTGGCGGGCACGCAGGCAGAAAGCCAGTTGCGCATCGTGGTCGCTGGCGAACTGGTCCAGTTCGCGGGCGCGGCCGACCTCGTGCAGCATGTCGGGGAAATCGGGCGTGGCATTGACCGCATCGGCAAATCCCTGCACCTTGAGCACGAACTCGGAAAACTCGATTTCGTTGAGCGCGCCCACGCGGTTGGCCAGTTGCACGCCCGCCTGGAACTGGGTGTAGCGCTGGCCGGCCACGGGCGTTTCCCATTGCTGCGCGGCATCGCTGAAGCCTTCGATGGCGAACGGCTTGCTGCCGGCACGGCGCGTGGTTGGCAGGGCCGCGAGGGCTGCGTCGCCCGAGACGACGTGCTCGGGCACGACCGGGGCGATGGCGTCGATCAGGGGGTCCAGGCCGCCCCGGCGCTCGGCGGGAGGCACCGGCATCTGCAGGGAGTCCTGCCAGTCCACGGCATGGCCGCCGTCGGCGGCCTGCGCCATCGGGTCCCCGGCTGGCAGGCCCGCGGCGGCGGGCGGTGGCATGGCCCCCGGCGGCAGATCGAAGCCAGGTTCCTGCCGCAGCAG
The DNA window shown above is from Acidovorax sp. NCPPB 4044 and carries:
- the ligA gene encoding NAD-dependent DNA ligase LigA, coding for MADHPDLFQAPAQDGAAPADRRIAALRAQLNRWAHQYYVLDEPTVPDAEYDRAFQELQALEAAHPDRITPDSPTQRVIGAVMEGLTPVRHRVPMLSIRTETDTEASGAETFDARVRRELKLTPADPPVEYVAEPKFDGLAMSLRYEDGRLVQAATRGDGEVGEDVTHNIRTIRQIPLTLPDGVPPVLEVRGEVYMRRADFDQLNERQREAGAKTFVNPRNAAAGAVRQLDSGIAARRPLSFFAYGLGDVTPATEGGPAFATHYDMLQSLKGWGFPVASQVQVAQGAPALVAFHQAVGASRDRLPYDIDGVVYKVNRLDLQRQLGFVTREPRWAVAHKYPAQEMVTRVEGIDIQVGRTGKLTPVARLAPVFVGGVTVTNATLHNLFELRRKKVRIGDQAIVRRAGDVIPEVVGIVPPGLPAASAGTADSEALVDQAAAPDGTVAPSTPANARHPYVPNFRMPRACPICGSTVVREKGEVNHRCSGGLFCAAQRKEAILHFAQRRAVDIEGLGEKLVDQLVEGNVVRTLPDLYRLGLTALSALDRMADKSAQNVLAALEKSKHTTLPRFLFGLGIRHVGEATAKDLARHFGNLDAIMAANVDQLLEVNDVGPIVAEAIRTFFDQPHNREVVEQLRACGLTWEEGAPTERATLPLVGKTIVLTGTLPTLSREDAKERLEAAGAKVAGSVSKKTSYVVAGEEAGSKLTKAQELGVPVLDEAGLLALLNGG
- a CDS encoding cell division protein FtsZ — encoded protein: MSNFQLGLIIAGGVVLAIVIAYNAWINHRNAPRRASPHEAGEGPGDSLLRQEPGFDLPPGAMPPPAAAGLPAGDPMAQAADGGHAVDWQDSLQMPVPPAERRGGLDPLIDAIAPVVPEHVVSGDAALAALPTTRRAGSKPFAIEGFSDAAQQWETPVAGQRYTQFQAGVQLANRVGALNEIEFSEFVLKVQGFADAVNATPDFPDMLHEVGRARELDQFASDHDAQLAFCLRARHATWSPGYVQQNAVRLGFTPGAMPGRLVLPAAGPGLPPVLTLSYDTQAAMSDDPEQSAIRDITLSLDVAQVHRSEQPFARLREIAASLGQTMDGVLCDQNGTPLPAMTMDPIAADLELLYDKLDSRDLSAGSVLARRLFS